One genomic window of uncultured Campylobacter sp. includes the following:
- a CDS encoding type III pantothenate kinase: protein MTLCDVGNTNATFFEDGKITKIKLENFKDFKSDERIYFISVNDEMTQRLRSLSKFVNLEPYFELDTIYSGLGIDRVASCYAVKNGLIIDAGSAITMDVMMNSMHLGGTIMPGISHLLKACETISPRLKISLNSQIDLDALPQKTADAVSYGIIKPILLLIENMANGSKIYFTGGDGEFLSRFFTDSIYDRMLVFRGMQKLIEQKKDILC from the coding sequence ATGACTCTATGTGACGTAGGCAATACTAACGCCACCTTTTTTGAAGACGGCAAAATCACCAAAATCAAGCTCGAAAATTTCAAAGATTTTAAAAGCGATGAGAGGATTTATTTCATCAGCGTAAACGACGAGATGACTCAAAGACTTCGCAGTTTATCTAAATTCGTAAATTTAGAGCCGTATTTCGAGCTAGATACTATCTATAGCGGCCTTGGTATCGACCGAGTCGCTAGCTGCTACGCCGTAAAAAACGGCCTCATCATCGATGCCGGTAGCGCCATAACAATGGACGTAATGATGAACTCGATGCATCTTGGCGGCACGATAATGCCGGGTATCTCGCACCTTTTAAAGGCTTGCGAAACGATTTCGCCCAGACTTAAAATCTCGCTAAATTCACAAATCGATCTCGACGCGCTCCCGCAAAAAACGGCCGACGCGGTAAGCTACGGCATCATAAAACCAATTTTGCTCCTCATCGAAAACATGGCAAACGGCTCGAAAATCTACTTCACGGGCGGCGACGGCGAGTTTTTATCGCGCTTTTTTACCGACAGCATCTACGACCGTATGCTCGTTTTTCGCGGGATGCAAAAATTAATCGAACAAAAAAAGGACATTTTATGCTAA
- a CDS encoding L-seryl-tRNA selenium transferase, whose amino-acid sequence MKKFQTILAAVLCVAVLGGCSTKRQYFEPTDVQNEKISENRLPSSIATASLNGAVLKNGMVITKSGLLAPEIKLPKGSTLLNYGDGKFISSDLNGNLVVENSSNEILFQRSFDQAVVSAALEGDKLAALTASNVIYLIDISTNEVLLEFESSNVYAQDSRVAAPLFMSSLVIFPTLDGKIMIVDKSQGRILRDVIVSSEQFFNNVISLNVVNDTMIAATGKRIVSINPEKTVYFNGEIKDVVINGEHVYILLKDGKIVLSDLNLKKIKDAYFKFAIFSSATVYNGSLYIMEKTGYLIKTDLALDNAKIYELSDEVESQIFAGAKEFYYDDYSLELK is encoded by the coding sequence ATGAAAAAATTTCAGACTATTTTAGCCGCCGTTTTGTGCGTGGCCGTACTCGGCGGATGCAGCACGAAAAGGCAATATTTCGAACCGACCGACGTGCAAAATGAAAAAATCTCGGAAAACAGGCTGCCTTCTAGCATCGCGACCGCGAGCCTAAACGGAGCGGTGCTAAAAAACGGCATGGTTATAACCAAAAGCGGCCTACTTGCGCCGGAGATAAAGCTGCCAAAGGGCTCAACCTTGTTAAACTACGGCGATGGTAAATTTATCAGCTCGGATTTAAACGGAAACTTGGTCGTCGAAAATAGCTCAAACGAAATTTTATTTCAAAGAAGCTTTGACCAAGCCGTCGTATCGGCCGCTCTTGAGGGCGACAAGCTCGCTGCTTTAACCGCGAGTAACGTCATATATCTCATCGATATTTCGACAAACGAGGTTTTGCTCGAGTTTGAGAGCTCAAACGTCTATGCGCAAGACTCCCGCGTCGCGGCGCCGTTATTTATGAGCTCGCTCGTCATTTTCCCTACGCTTGACGGCAAGATCATGATCGTAGATAAAAGCCAAGGCCGAATTTTACGCGACGTAATCGTTAGCAGCGAACAGTTTTTTAACAACGTAATATCTCTAAACGTCGTAAACGACACGATGATAGCCGCCACTGGCAAGCGTATCGTCTCGATAAATCCGGAAAAAACGGTTTATTTTAACGGCGAGATCAAAGACGTAGTCATAAACGGCGAACACGTATATATCCTACTAAAAGACGGCAAAATCGTGCTTAGCGACCTAAATTTGAAAAAAATTAAAGACGCGTATTTTAAATTCGCCATCTTTTCAAGCGCCACCGTTTATAACGGCTCGCTTTATATAATGGAAAAAACGGGTTATCTAATCAAGACCGATTTAGCGCTTGATAACGCCAAAATTTACGAGCTTTCAGACGAGGTCGAGAGCCAAATTTTCGCCGGCGCGAAAGAATTTTACTACGACGATTACAGCCTAGAGCTTAAATGA
- the gatC gene encoding Asp-tRNA(Asn)/Glu-tRNA(Gln) amidotransferase subunit GatC, translating into MQIDDTLLAKLEKLSSLKIGEEKRKEIENQLSEILNFVDILDELDLSDVGAVVSSIDGGTPLREDVSVSSDVIETILKNAPMSSEHFFVVPKIIE; encoded by the coding sequence ATGCAAATAGACGACACTCTGCTGGCTAAGCTTGAAAAGCTCAGCTCGCTTAAAATAGGCGAAGAGAAGCGAAAAGAGATTGAAAATCAACTTAGCGAGATTTTAAATTTCGTAGATATACTAGACGAGCTGGATTTAAGCGACGTTGGAGCGGTCGTAAGCTCCATAGACGGCGGAACTCCGCTAAGAGAAGACGTAAGCGTAAGCTCGGACGTGATAGAAACGATACTAAAAAATGCTCCTATGAGTAGCGAGCATTTTTTCGTCGTACCGAAAATAATCGAATAA
- a CDS encoding type IV pilus twitching motility protein PilT codes for MEEIKQERVGDALEPKKIDVSLETLLKTVVHNKASDLHLVSKSEPQIRIDGTLRPLELGVLSGHDIQDICYALITDTQKSELEEDKELDFAIELPGVGRFRGNYYYTSNGDLAAAFRIIPTDIPSLDDLRAPGVFKEVVKREKGMILVTGPTGSGKSTTLAAMLNEINLSHRKHILTIEDPVEFVHTNKKALFSQRNVGTDTHSYAKALKSALREDPDIILVGELRDRETISTAITAAETGHLVFGTLHTNSAIQTINRIIDSFEGGEQLQVRNMLSVSLTAVISQSLLPKTSGGRIAIHEILINNNAIANLIRENKVHQIYSQMQLNQQVTGMITQTQSLMKALRANQISKEMAMRYSTNQQELGPLLGM; via the coding sequence ATGGAAGAAATAAAACAGGAGCGCGTAGGCGACGCGCTAGAACCAAAAAAAATAGACGTAAGCCTAGAAACGCTTCTAAAAACCGTCGTGCATAATAAGGCGAGCGACTTGCACTTAGTCTCAAAAAGCGAACCACAAATTCGCATAGACGGAACATTAAGACCGCTTGAGCTGGGAGTTTTGAGCGGACACGATATACAAGATATCTGCTACGCTTTGATAACCGATACTCAAAAAAGCGAGCTTGAGGAGGATAAGGAGCTTGACTTTGCGATAGAGCTTCCGGGTGTAGGACGCTTCAGAGGCAACTACTACTACACCTCAAACGGAGACCTGGCTGCGGCGTTTCGTATAATCCCTACCGACATACCGTCTCTTGACGATTTGAGAGCCCCGGGCGTTTTTAAAGAGGTCGTAAAGCGTGAAAAGGGCATGATACTGGTTACCGGACCGACCGGTAGCGGTAAATCCACCACCCTTGCCGCGATGTTAAACGAGATAAATTTAAGCCATAGAAAACATATCCTAACCATCGAAGATCCCGTGGAGTTCGTGCATACGAATAAAAAAGCGCTTTTTTCTCAAAGAAACGTCGGTACGGATACTCACTCATACGCTAAGGCTCTAAAAAGCGCGCTTCGCGAAGACCCCGATATCATCTTGGTGGGCGAGCTGCGCGATAGAGAGACCATATCTACGGCTATTACGGCGGCTGAGACCGGACACTTGGTTTTTGGAACCTTGCACACGAACTCCGCTATCCAGACTATCAACCGTATCATAGATAGCTTTGAAGGCGGCGAGCAGCTTCAAGTGCGAAATATGCTCTCGGTTTCTCTAACGGCGGTTATATCGCAAAGCTTGCTTCCTAAGACTAGCGGCGGACGAATCGCGATTCATGAAATTTTGATAAATAACAACGCTATCGCAAACCTCATACGCGAAAACAAAGTACATCAAATTTACTCTCAAATGCAGCTAAATCAGCAAGTAACCGGCATGATAACTCAAACTCAGTCCCTAATGAAAGCACTCAGAGCAAATCAAATAAGCAAAGAAATGGCAATGAGATACTCCACCAACCAGCAAGAGTTGGGACCGCTACTGGGGATGTGA